A region from the Leptospira venezuelensis genome encodes:
- a CDS encoding ankyrin repeat domain-containing protein, whose translation MDLLAKYGKLRRGSWAVLVFVFSLAIEADTELDKQFLSAVKEGDLRKVELLLNQGATVDAKDDDGRTAIMLAEGEDVVEFLIKHGANINAQDVDGNSVLFYRLLPILKVKIPDMDDLAEAKRLIESGALVEYSARKGEDQKPVSLLNMAIRNQSLVLVKFLIENGANPNHDPGGIEEYPLFLAVGGASSPSNLAIAEYLLANGSKAVFTSRLKDVHTPNGTHQIGARNAFHYATEPKQTDPKILDVLAKAGTNLNHRDAEGKTPLMEAIQRKNISAAQKLIQLGSDLTLADNQGKTVLDLAKEYHLDEIERILAEKLSSKTQ comes from the coding sequence ATGGATTTATTGGCAAAATACGGCAAACTTAGACGCGGAAGCTGGGCGGTGCTCGTTTTCGTCTTTAGTTTGGCGATCGAGGCCGATACCGAACTAGACAAACAGTTTTTATCCGCGGTGAAAGAAGGGGACCTTCGTAAGGTCGAGTTACTTCTGAACCAAGGGGCTACCGTTGATGCCAAGGATGACGATGGCCGTACTGCGATCATGCTCGCAGAAGGTGAGGACGTCGTTGAGTTTCTCATTAAACATGGAGCAAATATCAATGCCCAGGATGTGGATGGAAACTCCGTATTATTCTATCGTTTACTTCCCATCTTAAAAGTAAAAATTCCGGATATGGACGATCTGGCTGAGGCAAAACGACTCATTGAGTCTGGCGCTCTCGTGGAATATTCTGCGCGCAAAGGTGAGGATCAAAAACCAGTTTCTCTTCTCAATATGGCGATCCGGAACCAGAGCCTCGTTCTAGTAAAATTTTTAATAGAGAATGGTGCTAACCCGAATCATGATCCCGGTGGGATCGAAGAATATCCACTCTTCTTGGCTGTTGGAGGCGCTTCATCTCCTTCAAATTTGGCGATTGCTGAGTATTTATTAGCAAACGGTTCAAAAGCAGTCTTTACTAGTAGATTAAAGGATGTTCATACTCCAAACGGAACACATCAGATTGGTGCAAGAAATGCATTTCACTATGCTACAGAGCCTAAACAAACCGACCCAAAAATTTTAGATGTTTTAGCAAAGGCTGGGACAAATCTGAATCATAGAGATGCAGAAGGAAAAACTCCTCTCATGGAAGCTATCCAAAGAAAAAATATTTCTGCAGCTCAGAAATTGATCCAGCTCGGATCCGATCTTACTCTTGCGGATAACCAAGGTAAGACGGTACTAGATCTGGCAAAAGAATATCATCTGGATGAAATAGAGCGGATTTTGGCCGAAAAACTTTCTTCCAAGACACAATAA
- a CDS encoding HsdM family class I SAM-dependent methyltransferase, whose amino-acid sequence MIIPCEDKVDPPLENSDTKAKEKALGQFFTPSALVSPMLEWVSETKAILEGKKIKILDPGTGEGIFFQEFQDHFPKLDSEFHGWEIDPILHAKCIQNLEKAGISKNRFHLVLGDFLQNEKKENYDIILCNPPYLRLSHSKHGKKMIRQFAEDIKEEIPGTANLYVFFLLRILRLLSPGGRASILVPYEFLNAGYGVPIKKAIIQSGYLRRILILDSSWSLFTGAVTSSCILYLENTREKEEGFLWSRTSSFIKGESIELSEMIWRKIRPDAEAKWTRLLSEDSEPIQNIKNDDKNSPNNNYVTMPEKNRQGWVPIKEFGSFRRGIATGDNGYFLLSEKDASNLSIPKNYLRSSIPKAQYALSPFFTGDDWNTLKSQGAKVWLLDAKEVPNPNEQEGINKYLEEGIKRGVPKRFLPSKRRPWHSQENRGPCRILATSFHRAEVRFVFNQSPAVHLTCFHGFSAKPEYAHFEEYLFAYLITPHVRKELESRTREYAQGLRKVEPGDLNSLLVPDFRKLKEAEKEKIGKLLHNYRNMIRPWTPGRRQKGEKGIRNPEEEAVLKSIETEFLTGL is encoded by the coding sequence ATGATCATTCCATGCGAAGACAAAGTTGATCCTCCTCTAGAAAATTCGGATACTAAAGCCAAAGAAAAAGCTTTAGGACAATTCTTCACGCCTTCTGCCCTGGTGAGCCCTATGTTGGAATGGGTTTCAGAAACCAAAGCTATCTTAGAAGGGAAAAAAATTAAAATTTTAGATCCAGGGACAGGAGAAGGAATTTTTTTCCAAGAATTCCAGGATCATTTTCCAAAACTAGATAGTGAATTTCACGGTTGGGAGATTGATCCAATACTACATGCGAAGTGTATACAAAACTTGGAGAAGGCGGGGATCTCCAAAAATCGTTTTCATTTGGTGTTAGGGGACTTCCTACAAAATGAAAAGAAAGAAAACTACGATATCATACTCTGCAATCCTCCTTATCTACGCCTCAGCCATTCTAAACATGGAAAAAAAATGATCCGTCAATTCGCGGAGGACATCAAGGAGGAGATTCCTGGGACAGCAAATTTGTATGTCTTCTTTTTACTTCGTATACTAAGGCTTTTAAGTCCTGGAGGAAGAGCCTCCATACTAGTTCCTTATGAATTCTTGAACGCTGGATATGGAGTTCCGATAAAAAAAGCGATTATTCAATCAGGATATCTTCGTCGTATACTTATCTTAGATTCTTCCTGGTCCTTGTTCACTGGAGCTGTGACTTCTTCTTGTATACTATACTTAGAAAATACAAGAGAGAAGGAAGAAGGTTTTCTTTGGTCAAGGACCTCTTCATTCATTAAAGGAGAAAGTATAGAGCTTTCCGAGATGATCTGGAGAAAAATCCGTCCTGATGCAGAAGCTAAGTGGACTAGATTATTGAGCGAAGACTCGGAACCGATACAAAACATAAAAAATGATGATAAAAATTCACCTAACAATAATTATGTGACTATGCCCGAAAAGAATCGTCAAGGATGGGTCCCTATCAAGGAATTTGGAAGTTTTAGGAGAGGAATTGCAACTGGTGACAATGGGTATTTTCTTTTATCCGAAAAAGACGCTTCGAACTTATCTATTCCTAAAAATTATCTAAGATCTTCTATCCCTAAAGCTCAGTATGCACTTTCTCCATTTTTTACAGGAGATGATTGGAACACTTTGAAATCTCAAGGGGCCAAGGTTTGGCTTCTAGATGCAAAAGAAGTTCCGAACCCCAATGAACAAGAAGGTATCAATAAGTATCTGGAAGAAGGAATAAAACGAGGTGTGCCTAAACGTTTTCTTCCTTCTAAAAGAAGGCCTTGGCATTCTCAGGAGAATAGAGGCCCTTGCAGAATTTTAGCTACTTCTTTCCATAGAGCGGAAGTTCGATTCGTGTTTAACCAAAGTCCTGCAGTTCATCTTACATGCTTTCATGGATTTTCCGCAAAACCTGAGTATGCTCATTTTGAAGAATACTTATTTGCTTATCTGATCACTCCTCATGTCCGCAAAGAATTGGAATCCAGAACTAGAGAGTATGCTCAAGGATTACGAAAAGTAGAGCCTGGAGACCTGAATTCTCTTCTTGTACCTGATTTCAGAAAATTAAAAGAAGCAGAGAAGGAGAAGATCGGAAAATTACTCCATAATTATAGGAATATGATCCGTCCTTGGACTCCTGGCCGCAGACAAAAAGGGGAAAAAGGGATCAGAAACCCGGAAGAAGAAGCAGTACTCAAAAGTATCGAGACTGAATTCTTAACCGGGCTATAA
- a CDS encoding MarR family winged helix-turn-helix transcriptional regulator — MNPRTIIYLISRIRDEFHRRLNSELKDKGLGQLTTTHADILFALAMSKRVPMQDIARMIDRDKSTLTALVDKLQDLGYVERVRDTQDQRVVNLQLTRKAYSIRPVMLGISRSLLAGLYKGFTEPEKKDLVRLLDKLYKNLK, encoded by the coding sequence ATGAATCCTCGCACGATTATTTATCTGATTTCTAGGATCAGGGACGAATTCCATAGACGTTTGAATTCGGAACTGAAGGACAAGGGGCTGGGCCAGCTAACCACTACCCATGCTGATATTCTATTCGCTCTTGCAATGTCAAAAAGAGTTCCGATGCAGGACATAGCTCGGATGATAGATAGGGATAAGTCTACTCTCACTGCTCTTGTGGATAAACTGCAAGATTTAGGTTATGTGGAGAGAGTAAGAGATACCCAAGACCAAAGGGTAGTCAATTTACAACTTACACGAAAAGCTTACTCTATACGTCCAGTGATGCTTGGAATTTCCAGATCATTGCTTGCAGGTCTTTATAAAGGTTTTACTGAGCCGGAAAAGAAGGACCTAGTTCGGCTTTTAGATAAACTTTATAAAAATTTAAAATAA
- a CDS encoding MaoC family dehydratase, with the protein MAKLVLSSFAELQAYEGKELGVSDAHEITQAQIDTFANATLDHQWIHTDPARAAKESPFGTTIAHGYLTLSMAPYLLSQILELRNIKMGINYGMEKLRFLDPVKVGSKLKLRAELVELKDLRGTARMTLKLSFEVEGAAKPAAIGEVIYLYQFA; encoded by the coding sequence ATGGCTAAACTCGTACTCTCCAGCTTCGCAGAATTACAGGCATACGAAGGAAAAGAACTAGGCGTATCCGACGCTCACGAAATCACCCAGGCACAAATCGATACATTCGCAAACGCGACCTTGGACCACCAATGGATCCATACTGACCCGGCAAGAGCCGCCAAAGAATCTCCTTTCGGGACAACAATCGCTCACGGGTATCTTACACTTTCTATGGCTCCTTATCTTCTAAGCCAGATCTTAGAATTAAGAAACATCAAGATGGGGATTAACTATGGAATGGAAAAACTCCGCTTTTTAGATCCTGTTAAGGTAGGTTCCAAGCTGAAACTCAGGGCAGAATTGGTTGAATTGAAGGACTTAAGAGGTACTGCAAGAATGACCCTAAAGCTTAGCTTCGAAGTAGAAGGTGCGGCAAAACCTGCTGCTATCGGTGAAGTGATCTATCTCTACCAATTCGCCTAA
- a CDS encoding NADH-quinone oxidoreductase subunit A: protein MGSSPDHLGPLLIQFLLGVGFSALILGLAFLLNPKKKSKPHDTFECGVPYYGDAKGLFNIKFYLVAVLFILFDIEAIFLFPYAVNLKSFKEAGLGNFLLIEMFVFIFTLVVGLYYIRKKGALEWD, encoded by the coding sequence ATGGGAAGTTCGCCGGACCATCTAGGCCCCCTGCTAATTCAATTCCTCTTGGGAGTAGGATTCTCCGCTCTCATACTCGGACTCGCGTTCCTTCTAAACCCCAAAAAAAAATCCAAACCTCACGATACTTTTGAGTGCGGTGTGCCTTATTATGGGGATGCAAAAGGATTATTTAATATCAAGTTCTACTTGGTTGCAGTGCTGTTTATACTTTTCGATATAGAAGCGATCTTCCTTTTTCCATATGCCGTGAATTTAAAATCGTTCAAAGAGGCGGGACTTGGGAATTTTCTTCTGATAGAGATGTTTGTTTTTATTTTCACCCTCGTGGTTGGACTGTATTATATTCGGAAGAAGGGTGCCTTAGAATGGGATTAA